The sequence below is a genomic window from Lolium perenne isolate Kyuss_39 chromosome 4, Kyuss_2.0, whole genome shotgun sequence.
GCGGCGCCGGAGAAACGGGGGGGAACGGCCGACGACTCTCAAAATCGCCTCTCTCGACTGTAGCACGGGAGAGGGGATAAGAGAGACTCTCAAAAGGGCTGGTTTTATCTAACTGCTAATGCTAATATAATTTAGATGATGTGGCTTAACGTGGTGGCTCTATTAACCAtctgtattttgcttttagtatataatagaataGATAATAAGCTCCTATACAATATACATGCACCACACATACAGAGATACACGCCAAACGATTACAATCCGGTTACACAACGGCTTAACTTAGAATACTACTAAGAAATTCATACACACTACATTAGTTCACGCATACTACATGCACACAGAATGTGCAAAGACAGATTATTTTGCATGCTTCATGAACTGACGGGTCGATCTCTATCCAGCTTAGAGGCACCTACCTCCATAGCCCGCACCCCTGTACAATGCCTGCTTGATCTCGTCGGTCCTTATTGCTTGCCCCTTCCCTTTTTCCTACACACCACACCACGCATTGACAATCTAATTTCATTAGCACACAGGACATAGATTCAACCAAGAAATCAACCGAAATTTTAGCTATACATATTGATGCTTGATAGCCATGCCCAAAGTCTTGAGGAGTGCTTCAGATGTAGTAAATTACAAGGTCCTCAAACCCTACCTCCTCTCCCGCCCCCTTCCGGGCGGCTGCGGAGGAttcctccccaaaccctagcagccgcCACTCAAGCCGCCGCCCCTCAGGCCGTCGTTGCTGCCAGctccggtggcggtggtggcgcccCTTTCGTCGAACGACGATGGGGAGGagagggcttccgcggcggcgcaTCATGGGAGGTGATGAGGTGCCGGTGGAGGACGTCGGGCGGCACGGCTGCTTGGCCGGGGCCTAATGCACTTCGCCGGTAGCCATGGAGGAGTgggtggagcggtggcggccttCACCCCCGGTGGTGGTTCGTCGGGGGTACGCATGATCCGCGCCGTCGTCTTCTTCCCTGGTGATCCGGCAGGATTGACTGGCAGCGTGGGGGCTactggtcttgctttgttttggTGGCGGTCCTCTGGTTTCTCGCAGGCGAAAATGAAGACCTACCGGCGGTCAGTTTGCCTTGATCTAGTTGGAGAGATGAGTTTCGGAAAGCTCCACTgacgaatggaacagtgcatcttttgcatggagtttgttggatcgtgtggtattcggtcgcgcgcatcCATGTTTTTTTTTGACCGTTTGGTTTCGGAGGGAGCGACAcgaagctctattctgtgttgacatcaagtgactttttggtccatggtgaaatcagaagaaagaatatcatgaaggccggatttgtGAACTTGCTaaaggaggttcaagtctccgcgatgTTGAGGGACTTGTTGTTTCGGGCTCCACAACAATGGTGtcatacctttcagggtgaaaacccaaggtctgaccttaactggttgtgtcttgcaatgaccttgttggaggcattattttgagagcggggactatcttcggtGTGAAAACCTAAGACCTTGGTCGGGCGATGACGGCGCAGATGCACCGTTCCTTTCTTGAAGACGTCACTTTTGGAgaatttcaggtgttgtcatggtggtgattGTATTATTGTTGCTAGGTCTGCAAtgttgtagcgggacttttgttttttagttttcttttttttAGCTGTGTGTATCCGTTGTTGGAGagagtgtaattggtatcttgtgatattaatatattcactTTATCGAAAAAAGTAAATTACAGGGTTAAACGCTTACTTGTGAGCAGGAGGCATGCATGCCGAAGTCACTGAAGCAGCTCACGACGCACTGCTCTATCTCCAGCCCGAGCACCTCCAGTGCGCTCACCGTCGAGAGCAGCACGCCAGGGTTTGCTGCGCAGCAGATCTCGATCCTCATGCCACCGCCCGGTCGCTTCTCGACGTCAAACTGCAAGCATATATACCCGCAATGGATAAGAATCAGTAGGTAGCCATTTGTGTGATCAATTTGTGCCTGCACACGCGCCGCACGCATGGGCGCACCTTGGTGGAATTCCTTATTGGCAtcgtctcctcgttgctcccgctgGAGAAATTCTGCGCTGTGTTCAGCAGGTTCAGTTCCCCTGGCATGTCGCCGATCTCCTCCTCGAGGGTTTTGATCCGCTCCGTGAGCTCCCTCACGTAATCTATGGTGTCCCCAAGGATCGATGTCCTGTCCATCTGAAGCTCCATTGATTAAAATCCACACATGTAACATTTTTTGAAAAGGGGAGTAACTTTAGGTTCATGCTGCATAATTCACATGCACATGCGTTATATAGGAATCAATTAGGTATTTAGGTCAGAGGAGCAAGTAGAACAATGTAATGTGTTACCTTGCTAATCTTTGGCACGATTGAGCGGAGCATGGAAAGGCGGTCGTTgagccgcttccgccgccgcctctcGGCCATCAGGTTCTTCGACGGAGCGCCACCGTTGAGCTTGCTCCTAGGGTGACCACCGGGAGCGCCTCTGATGTTGCCGTTCATCTCCCCAACGCCTCCTCCTCGAAAGATGAACGTCGTGGGGGACGACGAGGACCCACCAGCATGAAACAGCTGCATCTCGTCGTCCGGCATGGCGTCGTGGAAGGGATGAGCGAGCGCCTGGCCGGGTGCGTCGACGACCCCAGGGACGAAGCTCCTGTACGGGGCGCACACTTCGCTCAAGTAGTCGAAACTGAACTCATCTTGCGGGCGCGGAGGCGCCATGGGCTCTTGAAACAGCCCGATGTCCATGTCTCTCCTCGGCTCGGAGGCGCCCTGCAGGTCGCCGCCGTAGAAGATGAGGTCGCTCATCATCGTGCTACTGCCTGGGTACGTCGCCTGCCACGGCTCCGGAGCCTGCTCCGGCCGCCGCAGAGACATGAGCTCGTCCAAGAACGATTCCTCGTCAAACTGATCCATGCCCAAAGTTCTAGTACAATATTCAGTATATGCTTGCTCTCCCAGATCGCTTACACAAACCCCTCGCGCTTATCTAGCAAGCAACACTGTCAGTAGCTAGCCAGCAGCACGTACTACCACTCTACCGGAGGTCCACACGGCCAACTTGAGGGGTCGCCCGTGGCAAATGTAGGGTTCGCCGGACAGTGTAGAAGGGGGATCACggaagaagcaacctgggaaaaTAAATTCGGGGTGACAAACCTAAGCGACAATTATTCCTAGGCAAGCACCAGCTCAGCCAGCTTTGGTGTGCCCACACGGTGGACCTCGATCGGTCGGTCAGGCAGAAGACGGCAAATCAAGCCTGAGAACGGAATGGAATCTCGTGGTTCTTTAAGCAAATCCCGTTGGCAGCATGCAGGCCTGCCGTTCAATTGCCGCTCTCTGCATGTATGTCGTTTTCGCCCGAAATCTGCAAATCTCGCGCCCATGGAGATCAGCTAGTATTAAGAATGAATCCTCTTGTCGATCGAGGTCTGTCTCGCAATGTTCCAATCACCGTGCGGAAGGAATTCAGTGTGCTTGTAGAACTTGGTGGTTGAAAGAAAAAACGTAACTAGGGTACAGTGGCACGGGCAGCTACACTGCAACGGGGAGCTAATCGATCTCCGGCGTCGATTGCGCGGCATTCCGGCGTTTTCGAGCCGTCGGAGCAGCTGTGGGAGCCGCCGGGGGTCAGGTCGGCTGCTGGATGCCGACGTAATGATGGGCTGGCGACGCCGCGCGGTGGAGCACGGACTCCATGGATGGGTTAATCATGCGGCTCGATCGGTTGCGTGTGTTGGTGCTCGTGAGCAGATAGATGGATGGATGCGCGTACGAAACTGAATATGCTGGCTTGCAGTTGCAGGCTAGCTAGATAGATCGTGGGCCTAGTTATCCAGGGCGATTTGAAGGGGGGTTAACCTTGATCCGGATGAGCTATCAGATCTGACGTGGATGAAAGCAAATGCGCATGCAACAAAAGCTTATTTGTCCGTGGCAGATTTGCCAGAGTACATTGTTTGTTTATCGATCTTATGGATGGGGTTTTGCTTTTATTTGGCAGTGACATGACTACTTTCTGAATATGTATTTGCACTATCAGAGAAGAGCTAACTGTCAGCTTGATAGAAACGCAAGGAATCTGGTTACCGTACACGCAAATTAATTGCTATCATAGCATCACACCTGTACGTATGTGGATCACAGTACGTACTGCTGCAGCATATACTATCAAACAAAGATGCTTTCGGGAGAAATGTTAGGGTTAGAGGCGATTATGTGGACAACGTGCCGGGAAGTTCCCAGAGGAGCCCCGCCCAAAACACCAATCGACTTCCGATGGCTCCGACTCCCGACGCGAGTCATCTTGATCGGGGGCGTATACGTACTACATTTCTGCTCCGGTGAGTTCTCTCCTCCATCCCGTTTCCTTAGTTGATGGTTCGTTTATTCTGGCGTTTGGTTCGTTTGTGCAAGGTGTTGGGGATCGCGTTTCATTCGAGTCATCGTAGGAGACACCGAGGTCTTCTGAGGGATCGCCGGCTGTGAGAGGTGATCCAGAGGATGAGCGGGATGTGCTTTTTGAAGAAATGAACTAAATCGTGAGAAGCAAGGACCCGAAGGGGTGGACCAAGTGCTGTAGGCACGGGCCAGGTCGTTGGCACCATTGCTAGATATGTCTTCATTCCTCTCCCATTTTGTCCGCTGCCAGTTGGATTTGTCACGCTCGGAGAGACAACGATACAGGGGGTTGGGTGGAACTGCCCAGAAGGATTATCGATCTAGGGCTTTGGCGGCAAGGAAAGGCAAGGTGAGTGGCCAGTGTTGAGCGGCGCAGGCGTTGGTGTGGGAGAGGAGAGGTCTGGCCCTTTGTAGGCAGAGGTAGCCATGGTGGGGTATGGTGACAGGCATGGAGGGACAAACGGACGTTACGAAGGTGGAATAAGAGGTTTGAGTCAGGGGGCCAAAACCTGCCCACACATACCCGTGGCACACCCGATACTTGGTGTGCCACGGGTACTAAATATACCTATGGGGCACTAGTATGAGATTCTCCATGAGGCACTCCCCGTTCTCAGCCGTCTTCGCACGTGCACATCAACTCTGCCGCTCCGCACCCTGCTCCGGGCGCCTCCCCAAGCGCAGCCACCTCCGTGCAATGATCCGGGTGCATCCGCCTCCGTGCGATGCTCCGACCTCCTCGCGGGTAACCGCCTCCACACGTGTTGCTTAGGCTGCATCCGCCGCCATCGGGCGTACCAGTGGAGGTGGGAGGCCTTGTGTTGTCCCTCAACAACGCGCTCTACCACCGCGCCTCTAGGCCGAACGAGCCGGAGCCAAGCATCAGCTTCGGAGGGCTCCTCGAGCTTTGGTTGTCCTCCTCTTTCATTTTCTTTCCATTGGGAGTTGAGTTGGGGCACAACCGGTGtgggcacccccccccccccaaaaaatagTCGGCTGATGCACGtacaatgcatacatgaactttgtcctttattagaatgaattcccacatatttgcaacatatatgatgataataccatgttttacattgatttatggtgaTTTACcaatgtgttggagatatgcccaagaggcaataataaattggttattatatatctttgtgtttatgataaatgtttatataccatgctataattgtattaaccgaaacattgatacatgtgtgttatgtaaacaacaagaagtctctagtaagcctcttgtataactagcttgttgattaaatagatgatcatcgtttcatgatcatgaacattggatgttattaataacaaggttatgtcattatgtgaatgatgtaatggacacacccaaataagcgtagcataagatcacgtcattaagttcatttggtataagctttcgatacatagttacctagtcctttcgaccatgagatcatgtaaatcacttatgccggaagggtactttgattacatcaaacgccactgcgtaaatgggtggttataaaggtgggattaggtatccggaaagtatgagttgaggcatatggatcaacagtgggatttgtccatcccgatgacggatagatatactctgggccctctcgatggaatgtcgtctaattagtttgcaaacatatgaatggttcataagagactacataccacggtacgagtaaagagtacttgtcatgagacgaggttgaacgaggtatagagataccgatgatcaaacctcggacaagtaaaatatcgcgtgacaaagggaatcggtattgtatgtaaatggttcattcgatcactaagtcatcgttgaatatgtgggagccattatggatctccagatcccgctattggttattggacggagagaagtctcaaccatgtatgcatagttcgcgaatcgtagggtgacacacttaaggtttgatgtcgtttgagtagatatggaatatggaatggagttcgaagttttgttcggagtctcggatgggatccaggacatcacgaggagttccggaatggtccggagaataagattccgatataggaagtcatattccaagttcggaaatgatccggtgcatttatggaaggttctagaaaagttcgaaagaaacgcactatggaaggtggagtcccggaaggactccaccaccatggccggccaaaccctaaaggggggagtcccaggtggactccaccaagggtggccggccaccccacctcaaacataggtgggagccccaccttgagtaggactccccccttgagtaggtttcccacttttgggaggttttgttgttggggtcttattcgaagacttggactacaactcttggggacttccacctatataatgaggagccaaggggaggggcccggccacaccaagcctccaaggccgcagcccccaagtggccggcgccccaaaccctagcctctccccaaaccctagccgcctcctcctccgcatacatctcccgcagcgcataggcgaagccctgccggagatctccaccaccaccgccaccacgccgtcatgctgccgggattccgaggaggatctactacttccgttgcccgctggaacggggagaaggacatcgtcttcatcaacaccgaacgtgtgaccgagtacggaggtgctgcccgattgtggcaccgtcgagATCAAGATCttttacgcgcttttgcaagcggcaagtgattgtctacatccaccccgagatctaatctcgttaagctttgcgaatcttcgagggttagtctcttcatctcctcgttgctaccgtctactagattagatcttggcttgtgtttcgttcttgcggtaggaaaatttttgttttctatgctacgaatctcatcagtggtatcagagccgtgtctatgcatagattggttgcacgagtagaacacaattgtttgtgggcgttgatgctttgttttctttagttcgaatactttgcatctttgtggcatagtgggatgaaccggctcgggctaactttacatgaccgcgttcatgagatttgctccacgctcgacatgcaacttgtattacataagtggctttgcgggtgtctgtctctcctactatagtaaagatccaACTTACTctctctattgacaacactagtatcaccgttgtggttcatgttcgtaggtagattggatcttatgcgaaaaccctaaaccacgtaaaatatgcaaaccaaattagaaccgtctaacttgtttttgcagggtttggtgatgtgatatggccataatgtgatgatgaatatgtatgagatgatcattattgtattgtggcaaccggtaggagccttggggttgtttttaaatttcatgttgagtagtatttcaaagtagttgtaatagttgctacatggaggacaatcatgaatacggcgccattgaccttggtgctacgccgacgatgatggagatcatgcccgttgatgatggagatcatgttcgtgctttggagatgaagatcaaaggcgcaaagacaaaaggaccatatcatatcacatatgaattgcatgtgatgttaatccttttatgcatcttatattgcttagatcgcgacggtagcattataagatgatccctctcactaaatatcaagataataaagtgttcatccttagtagcaccgttgctaagacttgtcgtttcgaagcatcacgtgatgatcgggtgtgatagattctacatgtgcatacaacgggtgcaagccagatttgcacacgcagatactaaggttgccttgacgatcctagcatgtacagacatggtctcggaacacgggataccgaaaggtagagcatgaatcatatgattgatatgatgaacacttggagtgttcgccattgaaatcacatcttgtctcatgatgatcggacttggtgtggtggatttggttcatgtgatcactaaagcaatgcgagggatattgttttgagtgggagttcatctagtttttaattttgttgaattaaaatttgaactcaatttgtcataaacttagtctaaactattgcaaatatatgttgtagatcatggcgtccccatcaatcaattttaaccagttcctagagaaagaaaagcttaaaagcaatggtagcaacttcaccgactggttctgtcatgtgaggatcttcctcaatggtggaaatctgcaatatgtgcttgatgcaccgctaggtcccccaccacctcctgcagtatccgaggaagaAAGGAATGCTTTCGAGAATCGGACTAAagtgtactctcaagttcagtgtgccatcctgtgcagcctagaggcagagctccaaaaacgttttgagctccatgacccttgtgatatgatcaatgagctcaaagttatctttgaaactcatgcggctgtggagagctatgaggcctcgaaacagttctttggctgtatgatggaagagggcagctccgttagtgagcacgtgttcgctatgtccggacacgcgaagaagctcagtgacttggggattatcatccctaacaagctgggtattcatcgtgttctccaatcactgccaccaagttacaagaacttcgtgatgaactacaatatgcagaacatgaacaaggagttacctgaactcttctccatgctaaaatctgctgaggttgagatacagaaagagcaccaagtgttgatggtcaacaagaccaccatgttcaagaagcagggcaaacctaagaaggacctcaagaagggcggcaagaaaggcaTCGCGCCTCCtctgagaagcctaagggtggCCCTAAACACGATCTTGTTGCTATTACTGCAATGGGAAGGGGCAcctttggaagcgtaattgccccaagtacttggctgatctcgaagagcggccttgtcaagaagaagaaaggtatatctgatatacatgttatagatgtttatctcatggttctcgtactagtgcacaggtatttgatactggttcggttgctcacatttgtaactcgaaacaggaactacggaataaacgaagcctatcgagggatgaagtgaagatgcgcgttggaaatggatccaaggtcgatgtgatcgctgtcggcacgctccctctacatctaccttcgggattagttttaaacctcaataattgttatttagtgcatgcgttgagcatgaacattatatctggattttgtttaatgcaagacggttattcattcaagtctgagaataatggttgttctatttttatgaataatatcttttatggtcatgcacctgagaagaatggtttatttctattaagtctcgatagtagtgatacacatgttcataacattgatgctaagcgaattaaattgaatgataattctacttatatgtggcactgtcgtcttggtcatattggagtgaaacgcatgaaaaactccattctgatggactacttgagtcacttgactttgagtcacttgacagatgtgaagcatgtctaatgggaaaaatgactaagactccattctctggtattatggagcgagctacagacttattggaaatcatacataccgatgtgtgcggaccaatgagtgtagcctcgcgcggtggttatcgttatgttctaaccttcacagatgatctgagtagatatgggtatatctatttcatgaaacataaatccgaaactttccagaagtttaaggaattccaaagtgaagtagaaaatcaacgtaacaagaagatcaagtttctgcgttctgatcgcggaggcgaatatctgagttatgagtttggcatgcatttaaagaaatgcggaatactttcacaattgacaccgccaggaacaccacagcgcaatggtgtgtccgaacatcgtaatcgaactctcttagatatggttcgttctatgatgtctcttactgatttgccgttatcgttttggggttatgcattagagacagctgcattcactttaaatagggcaccatctaaatccgttgcaacgacaccgtatgaattatggtttaataagaaacctaagctaccattccttaaagtttggggttgcaaagcctatgtaaaaagttacaaccggacaaggtagaacccaaagcggagaaatgcgtcttcataggatacccgaaggaaactattgggtatactttctatcacagatccgaaggcaaaatctttgttgccaagaacggaacctttcttgagaaagaatttctcactaaagaagtgactggaagaaaagtagaactcgacgaggttactgaaccttctctcgttgatcagagtagcgcagtaccggaagatgttcctgtgccgcccgcaccggtaacagagaaagctaatgataatgatcatgaaacttcaaacgaagtagctactgaacctcgcagatcgacaagggaacgtaccactccagactggtatgatccttgtctaaatgtcatgattgtggacaacaatgatgaggaccctgcgacgtatgaagaagcgatgatgagcccagattccaacaaatggcaagaagccatgaaatccgaaatggaatccatgtatgataacaaagtatggactttggtagacttacctgacagccgaaaggctgttgaaaataaatggatcttcaagagaaaaacagatgttgatggtaatgttactgtctataaagctcgacttgtcgcaaagggtttccgataaattcaaggtgttgactacgatgagactttctcacctgtagcgaagctaaagtctgtgaggattttgttagcaatagctgcatttttcgattatgagatttggcagatggatgtcaaaacggcgttccttaatggtgacattgaggaagagttgtatatgtacaacccaaaggttttgtcgatcctaaaaatgctgacaaggtatgcaaacttcagcgttccatttatggactgaagcaagcatccaggagttggaaccgacgctttgataaggtgatcaaagacttcggattTATACAGTgtgatgga
It includes:
- the LOC127297148 gene encoding transcription factor BHLH3 isoform X1, which codes for MDQFDEESFLDELMSLRRPEQAPEPWQATYPGSSTMMSDLIFYGGDLQGASEPRRDMDIGLFQEPMAPPRPQDEFSFDYLSEVCAPYRSFVPGVVDAPGQALAHPFHDAMPDDEMQLFHAGGSSSSPTTFIFRGGGVGEMNGNIRGAPGGHPRSKLNGGAPSKNLMAERRRRKRLNDRLSMLRSIVPKISKMDRTSILGDTIDYVRELTERIKTLEEEIGDMPGELNLLNTAQNFSSGSNEETMPIRNSTKFDVEKRPGGGMRIEICCAANPGVLLSTVSALEVLGLEIEQCVVSCFSDFGMHASCSQEKGKGQAIRTDEIKQALYRGAGYGGRCL
- the LOC127297148 gene encoding transcription factor BHLH3 isoform X2, which produces MDQFDEESFLDELMSLRRPEQAPEPWQATYPGSSTMMSDLIFYGGDLQGASEPRRDMDIGLFQEPMAPPRPQDEFSFDYLSEVCAPYRSFVPGVVDAPGQALAHPFHDAMPDDEMQLFHAGGSSSSPTTFIFRGGGVGEMNGNIRGAPGGHPRSKLNGGAPSKNLMAERRRRKRLNDRLSMLRSIVPKISKMDRTSILGDTIDYVRELTERIKTLEEEIGDMPGELNLLNTAQNFSSGSNEETMPIRNSTKFDVEKRPGGGMRIEICCAANPGVLLSTVSALEVLGLEIEQCVVSCFSDFGMHASCSQIVNAWCGV